A portion of the Ricinus communis isolate WT05 ecotype wild-type chromosome 10, ASM1957865v1, whole genome shotgun sequence genome contains these proteins:
- the LOC8283810 gene encoding uncharacterized protein LOC8283810 has protein sequence MCEKGTNNLNSKFSMGLKSSFTSFFLLYLLLALPCISRGTEGSQVADSDIYEIDYRGPETHSSAMPPPGRSHGRPFINRQNAMSSQKSKPSSRGDGENDKKIHG, from the exons ATGTGTGAAAAGGGTACTAATAACTTGAACTCAAAATTCTCCATGGGCCTCAAGTCTAGCTTCACCTCCTTCTTTCTCCTGTATCTCCTCCTTGCCTTGCCTTGCATTTCAAGAG GTACAGAGGGGTCTCAAGTAGCAGATTCGGATATTTATGAGATCGACTATAGAGGACCTGAAACTCACTCTTCAGCTATGCCACCTCCTGGTCGTTCTCATGGCAGACCTTTTATCAATCGACAAAACGCTATGTCGTCTCAAAAGTCCAAACCATCGTCTAGAGGCGATGGAgaaaat GATAAGAAAATCCATGGATGA